tggtctctcctatcatagctacgcagacgacacacaatgaatcttctcctttcccccttctgataaccaggtggcgaatcgcatctctgcatgtctggcagacatatcagtgtggatgacggatcaccacctcaagctgaacctcggcaagacggagctgctcttcctcccggggaaggactgccctttccatgatctcgccatcacggtggacaactccattgtgtcctcctcccagagtgttaagagcctcggcgtgaccctggacaaccgcctgtcgttctccgctaacatcaaggcggtgacccgatcctgtaggttcatgctatacaacattcgcagagtacgaccctgccttacacaggaagcggcgcaggtcctaatccaggcacttgtcatctcccgtctggattactgcaactccctgttggcggggctccctgcctgtgccattaaacccctacaactcatccagaacgccgcagcttgtctggtagtcaaccagttctctcacatcaccccgctcctccgcacactccagtggcttcctgttgaagctcgcatctgctacaagaccatggtgcttgcctacggagctgtgaggggaacggcacctccgtaccttcagtctctgatcaggccctacacccaaacaagggcactgcgttcatccacctctggcctgctggcccccctacctctgcggaagcacagttcccgctcagcccagtcaaaactcttcgctgctctggcaccccaatggtggaacaagctccctcacgacaccaggacagcggagtcaatcaccaccttccgtagacacctgaaaccccacctctttaaggaatacctgggataggataaagtaatccttctaccccccccctcccaaaaaaaaatatagatgtactattgcaAAGTGGTTGtttcactggatatcataaggtgaatgcaccaatatgcaagtcgctctggataagagtgtctgctaaatgacgtaaatgtaaatgtaaatggtgaggaacaatgccttttccagcatgatagaGCACCTtgacataaggcaaaagtgatacctAAGTAGctcgggaacaaaacattgatattttgggtccatgtccaggaaactccccagaccttaatcccattgagaacttgtggtcaatcctcaagcgGGCagatggacaaacaaaaacccacaaattctgacaaactccaaacaTTGATTAtgtaagaatgggctgccatcagtcaggatgtggcccagaagtttattgacagcatgccagggcggattgcaggtcttgaaaaagaagggtcaacactgcaaatattaactctttgcatcaacttcatgcaattgtcaataaaagcatttgacacttatgaaatgcttgtaattatacttcagtattccatagtaacacctgacaaaaatatctagtcACTGAAGCAGCCAACTTTgtagaaattaatatttgtgtcattctcaaaacttttggccacgactttaAGTTAAACTACATGTACATATGCAGTAAGAGATAAGTGTGTATCATGACCATCTTAGTTAGTGGTTATACAGTAACTTCCAATAGAAAGGGTAATGAGGCCATAAGTCTTATATTAACACATGCATTGAAAGATAAGTGAGCATCTTGCTCAACCATTGTTATCCATGCTACATCACATTTCTCAACCTCATATTTGTGTTTTATGAGTATACCAGGAATGCCTGTATTGTTATCAGACAAATTTCCCTATGGGACAATAAAGTATTCAATaaatcagggtgtgtgtgtgtgtgtgtgtgtgtgtgtgtgtgtgtgtgtgtgtgtgtgtgtgtgtgtgtgtgtgtgtgtgtgtgtgtgtgtgtgtgtgtgtgtgtgtgtgtgtgtgtgtgtgtgtgtgtgtgtctcaggtgcaTCTCACCAGAGGATATGTGTACATAGATGGAGCCAGTTGCTCGTCCGTAGGGGTTGGAGGTCTCACAGACATAGAGACCATTCAGCTCAGAGTTGAGACTGAGGAAGTGCAGTATGTCTCCCTCTGCTTTCACTGAAGACCCAGGCCATGGCTGGACCactctgagggggagagagagaggaggagaggggctgagtgtatgtgtgtgactgtgtgtgtgcgtgtgcatgtgtgtgttaaaGACAAAGGCATAATTTCACTGCCAGCATAATTCAACAACTGTCCTTTAGCTAATTTAGATCTCATGTCTTAACAAGTGcagataacatttacatttaaactGGTTTGAACTAGTTTACATAGGAGTGAGTACCTGCTCCAGGTGTAGTTGGGATGTGGGTTGCCATCTGTTACACATAGTAAGACTGTGGTTTTAGAGGCCTCACTAAGGGTGATGTTCACTGACTGAGGTGGAtctatgagagggagagagagagagagagagagagagagagagagagagagagagagagagagagagagagagagagagagagagagagagagagcgtcagagtcagcctacagggaggaagtcaaAGACTTAACAGTGTGGTGACAAAGGAGCTGTtcgtggactataggagaaagaggggagaacacttccatccacatcaatggggctgttgtggagtgggtcgagaCCTTTAAGTTTTTTGGCGTCCACATCTGTAAGTACATAACATGGTCCACACTCACCCGCACAGTCCTGAAGAgaatgggccctcaaatcctcaaaagattatacagctgcatcatcgagaaCATCTTGACTGTCTGCATCATAGCTTGGTATGTCAATTCCACTGCCTTTGACCGCAAAGCGCTAcaaagggtggtgcggacagcacAGTACTCACAGGGGCCGAGCTCCCTCCAATCCAGGATCTCTATAGCAAATGGCCCCAGAGGAAGACACAAATAATTGCCAAAGAGTCCAGCCACCCAAACCagagactgttcactctgctacggTCCGGTAAACGGTACCAGAGCATCGGCTCTaggaccaacaggctcagagacagattctactcccaagccataaggctgctaAATAATCAATTATGTTACCtaaactatctgcactgactctgtcttgcactgactctacacTTTATATATACACTGACCTGAAATATACTGACCCTtatcacactcactagactatgtatacacaccatatacacactcactcacacacccacactacaCTGTCACTCCCAGACAAATCCATCACACATTCAAacactacatttgcacacacacacacacacacacacacacacacacacacacacacacacacacacacacacacacacacacacacacacacacacacacacacacacacacacacacacacacaacacacacactcacccactaacatacacacacatacttttacacatcatttgctgctgctactctgttctttattttactcttattattattattatctatcctgatgcctagtccctttaccctgccttcatgtacatatctacctcaactacctgtacctcgtacctctgcacattgatctggtactggtactccttgcatatagctccattcttgcgtattttattttattcctcttgtgttagttactatttaacattttttttttactctgcatCGTAGGGAAAGGATTTTAAGCAAGCaattcactgtaaagtctacaccagttgtattcggcgtatgtgataagcaacattttattttctttgatttgagagacagagaaagagaaacagagaggtggTTACAGTTACTGCCGGCATAGAATGTAAATAGACCTACACTCACACACCAATACCAAGACAGCTATATTACAACTATAACAATGACAGGAGTGGAACTTTAATCTACAGATTTTGTATTATTTTAATTGAACCTGtgtttaacgaggcaagtcagttaaggacaaattcttatttaaaatgatggactaggaacagtgggttaactgccttgctcaggggaagaatgacagatgtttaccttgtcagctcagggattcaatctagcaaccttttggttactggcccaacgctaagATGAGGCAAAACCTGGTCTTCCTTCATTTCAGTTTGATAGATTACTTGCAGTAGAGGAGCAGTACAATGAAAGTCTTGTAAAGGTCCATACCACTCTGTGCCTCAGAACTATGTTTAAGCTAAAGAAAATAACAGTTGTTACAGGTTAGATCAAAGGCTTTCCTCGGttgaaagggttttacatggaacccaaaaggtttcgacctggaaccaaaaagggttctacctggaactaatagggggttattcaaagggttctcctattgggacagACAAAAAAAAAGTTGGTTCTAGGATAGAACCttattttctaagagtgtatagacagacagggactGGTTAGAGGGGCTactaggctacagtcagagaagACAGTGAGACTCTATATATACAGTGGATGTCTATGGTCTATGACAGTGATAGTGGAGTATACATTTGCAGTGGATGACGATAGTGTAGGACAGTGGTAGTAGAATATATGTacagtgtctgtctatagggtaggGCAGTAGAAGTGGAGTATACATTTACAGTGGATGCCAATAGTGTAGGACAGTGGTAGTAGAATATATTTacagtgtctgtctatagggtaggaaagtagtagtgtagtatataCTTACAGTGGATGTCTAAGTTGTAGTTGTAGCTCCTTTCTGTTACCAGGGCAGACTGGTTGACCACACACTGGACCTGCTGCTGATTGGCTGCTCTGGTTGGCACCCCGAGCAGGTGGCTGAGTACTGTGGTGGTTCCGTTGTCGTGCTGGGTAGAGTTGGTCACTATCCTCAACAAACTGCCCAATGTACCTGTCTTCCACGTCACTTCTGCCTGTGGCTTGGCACCAGCAGCCACACAGGTTGCCAAGACAACCTCATTCTCCCCAATGACAGGAGGAACATCAACTGTCACATTCACCACTGGAGGAACTATGACCAGAAACCAAACAAACAGAGAACAGAAAACATGAACAAGTCACTCATTGTAAATGTCAGACTATACATGGAAAAACAACCAAAACAGACCTCACATCACATGAAATGCTCATGTTATATGTCCAACAAATTTTAAATAAACCATATCATGTTAACTATTTGTTCAATTGCAACATACATCATTAGTAGCGACACATTTACTGTATTGGAGGTTTGGTCAAATCCAGTTTTAACAGGTTTTAGCTCACCCTGATGAGAGATACTTGCACCTGAGGAATTAAGtttcacacacacatcccaaaATCTGTTTTTCAGCTTTAGCAGTTCCACTGAAAAGCATTCACAGCCCATTCACAGCCCTACTGTTAAGGAatgctgtatatagtggtgtATTCTGTATATTCCAACATCTGTTCCACCATTAGAGAAACTGTTGATGCCTGTACTCTCCTGGTTACAGCTTGAGTAAGAGGATACACTCTCAGAAAGGAAGCTGCTAAGTACAACCACATAGAGTTCTTTAGTTTGTACGGGATCCCTTtttggttctacctagaaccctctACGTAGGGTTCTTCCTCGACGTAGGGTTCCCTCTACGTAGGGTTCCTGCCTAATTCTATGGAGAACCCTCTACGTAGGGTTCTTCCATATAATTAGAAATTAGAATTGGATCTCTATGGGTTCTTCAAAGATCCCCCTTTAAATGGTTCTGCCTAGAACCCTCTATAAATAATAAcatatattttaaaatgttttattgtcacatacaccggataatTGCAGTGAaattgttgttttacagggtcagccatagtagtacatcACAGCTGgggcaaattagggttaagtgtcttccTCAGCCAGAATGAAGATATCTAACAATTGGAACTTTTAATCACCTTCAACATGCATTTTAGAAAGACTGCTAGGTTAGGGAAATCTGTTAAATTATCTACCTAAATAATCTAAACTGGGACAACTatctcagtaacgggtgcaataagtcGAACTATTAAAAGACTGGAAAAATGTAgacaaatattgttatttttttccttGTAGCATAAGGTTAATCAACTAATCAattcacatacaaaaacacagatattgaaacaaacacatctacctgcaatagagcatgctgggaaatatgataatgataggCATGGTTTTGGGTgtttaggcttctccaagctctgatgctgctgatggtcattagtagcctaccaaacttgctttCTGCTTGGTTCTCTACACACTATTGTccatctaatcactctgacatcattgcaaaggtaattgaaaatctaatcaaacacatttctataggctatgcaattgcatgagaaaacagagttttgatggcctctattaaaaaaggGAGGGagtatcccatcagctttctataggctagacctgtggtgtaaagtacttaagtaataatacttttaagaaatacttaagtcgtttttggtgGTATCTGTTCTCTAATattaatatttttgacaactattacttttactccactaccttcctaaagaaaataatgtacattttactcCAGACATTTTCCCTTGCAGCTAAAGGTACTCCTTACATTTAAAATGTTCAAGGAGGACAGAATTATGGCACCAATCAATATAACgctttgtcatccctactgcctatgatctggcagactcacgaaACACAACTactgtgtttgtaaattatgtctgagtgtgcaCCTGTCTGTCCCTTATTAACATAATAATAAGATTGTGCCTTCTGGTTTGCTAAGTATAAGGAATatgatgtatagcatttacttttactttgtacttttactcaagtatgacaattgagtactttttataccactgtacttaagtatatttaacttATAACCTgtatttattttaacctttatttaactaggcaagtcagttaagaacaaattcttatttacaatgacggcctaccccggccaagcccagtcgacgctgggctaattgtacgtctccctatgggactcccaatcatggccggatgtgatgcaccCTGGATTCGAATCAGGtcctgcagtgacacctcttgcactgagatgcagtgtcttagatcactgtccatatgtagcttgtttttggtcacaggtccaggaatggctgaagaattgcaatatttacctggagctaactcttaagatagcactactgggtgatctgaaaagtcaatcgatcaataatataataatactttcagcaaacattgtattttcaatgtataatctgtagaaacaatgagaatagaacggttcagaacttttgtgaaacatcacagtgaAATTTGTAGAGTTTATTTTAAGTTTAGGGAATAGTGCCACTTTTTAGGATGTCAATATAAATGAATGTATTCATGCTTGTTTGTCTTAACATTTAATAATtatatgtgttattgtttttaccattgaggaccactttggaaacaagCGTTTTAATTAATACTATATTCTGTTTAcccaaaataaattaaaataaattcaatacattttgaatgttcagcagaacaggaaaattgtgaaattcactcacttatcaagagaacacgtgataatccctactgcctatgttctggtggactcactaaacacaattgcatcttttgtaaataatgtctgagtgttggaatgtgcccgtggctatccgtacatttttAAAGCAATACAATGGTGCAGTCTGATTTGCGTAATATAAAAAATTTGAAagatttatattttaacttttacttttcatacttaagtatattttagcaattacatttacttttgataattaagtatatttaaaatcaaatacttttagacttttactcaagtagtattttacttggtAACTTTCGCTTTTACtcgagtaactttctattaaggtatctatacttttattcaagtatgacaatttggtacttttcccaccactgatgatttgaaaaagttgggGAAAAAAAGGTAAGCTGTGTCTTGCCTTACTGCACAAACTGGGCTTCATTCCTAagtgataatacatcattcacaagtgataggctaatattgtcacccatcagactattcttaatttaGTGTTGTCTTttcatatactaaataatatatgtgggaAATTAGTTtttatttagaatggaccattatcatgcacctgtcacggaacagggagaggttgagggtagaggaaggacaggagtaaaaacaaacaaaatagaacAATTGTGAAATTGACTGTgtctataaaatgtatatagtattcactagtttactccaattaggggaggggtgataggaTTAGAAAGTAACAAAGTAAAATATATTACAAAAAATGGGATCTGTATTTATatacgtgtgtatgtatgtgtatatatatatatatatatatatatatatatatatatatatatatatatatatatatatatatatagcaaagaatatatgggggattggaagtgatgcagacaattacattgatggaagttaGATTCTAACTGCaacattaaagctgatctaccccttaAAATAAAAGTACTATgcgttgtcagggaaaatgtgtggagtaaaaagtatcatattttcttcaggaatgtagtgaagtaaaagtaaaagttgtcaaaaatataaatagtaaagaagAACCCGTTggacacctttttttctaagcgcAGAGATGAGGGTTCTGTAGATGAGGGCTCTGCTCTTGCTTCACTTGAATTATGAAACTACCAACTTCTTACCTTTCTAGTATTGATTATCACAGTCTTTCCACACTGTCAATCATAGAAACAGTGATGCAAAGAGTGAAGGAAGAGTTCTTACCAAGCACAGTCAGGGGTATCTCTGTAGTGTATGCTCCACGGGGGAAAACACTGAAGATACATGTGGAGGTGCCTTCATCAAACAGTCTGACAGCTGTTATTCGAATAGATCCAAGGTTTTCCGATGGGTTCCCAATAAATTGGACTCTACCTACCAATCCATTCTGTGCAATAAACTTAGTAACCCCATTGGGATAAATCAGCATAAAATGATGGTTCTGTGTTTCTTCCCAAGTACTTTTCTGCCATGTTATCTGTTCGAGATCCTCAGTTGTCTCTATCAGTCTGCAGGATAAATCCACATCCTCCCCCTGTACCACAGTCCTGCGTCCTCCAATCACCCGTGTACCTGAAGAGAAAACATAAGCCAAAAAAACTGCCCAAAAGATACCTGTAGAATAGATGTTTATGAACTCTAATAAACAGAGATgttacagaaacacacagataAGACCATTATTAGTATTTAGCTGTGCTTATGAACTATGATATCCTATTGATGCTGAAATGTGGCTATTGTAAAAACAAATGTGCCAATTGCTCAATATTTTACCCTAAGCCAAATTGGGCAACCATAGTCAGAGGAGATGGCTAAAGCACATACTGATCTGGGTCCAGTCTCGGCTGAAACTACTTAGTGAATATGTTATTAGAATAATAAGCCAAAAGCCCTGACTCTATTCTTACACTTAATCAAGACCAAGATATTCAATACATTCCCAGATACTTGTGCATGCTCAGCATGTCTCAAAACAAAGGACAAGGACTACAGTTGAATGGTGGGATTGTGTGTTTGGTGGGTGTTATTGTCTTGCCTTGTGTCAATAAGAAAAAAGAGACAAAAACATGATTTCATAACATCAATTGGAAACC
The DNA window shown above is from Salmo salar chromosome ssa25, Ssal_v3.1, whole genome shotgun sequence and carries:
- the LOC106586643 gene encoding nectin-3-like isoform X2, which gives rise to MLIYPNGVTKFIAQNGLVGRVQFIGNPSENLGSIRITAVRLFDEGTSTCIFSVFPRGAYTTEIPLTVLVPPVVNVTVDVPPVIGENEVVLATCVAAGAKPQAEVTWKTGTLGSLLRIVTNSTQHDNGTTTVLSHLLGVPTRAANQQQVQCVVNQSALVTERSYNYNLDIHYPPQSVNITLSEASKTTVLLCVTDGNPHPNYTWSRVVQPWPGSSVKAEGDILHFLSLNSELNGLYVCETSNPYGRATGSIYVHISSETSAACWVLLVVILSLIVAAAALIWYRCKYRQFPWSPIIAKHQFQAPQLS
- the LOC106586643 gene encoding nectin-3-like isoform X1 codes for the protein MLRKLCCVILLMIQRDTESTRVIGGRRTVVQGEDVDLSCRLIETTEDLEQITWQKSTWEETQNHHFMLIYPNGVTKFIAQNGLVGRVQFIGNPSENLGSIRITAVRLFDEGTSTCIFSVFPRGAYTTEIPLTVLVPPVVNVTVDVPPVIGENEVVLATCVAAGAKPQAEVTWKTGTLGSLLRIVTNSTQHDNGTTTVLSHLLGVPTRAANQQQVQCVVNQSALVTERSYNYNLDIHYPPQSVNITLSEASKTTVLLCVTDGNPHPNYTWSRVVQPWPGSSVKAEGDILHFLSLNSELNGLYVCETSNPYGRATGSIYVHISSETSAACWVLLVVILSLIVAAAALIWYRCKYRQFPWSPIIAKHQFQAPQLS
- the LOC106586643 gene encoding nectin-3-like isoform X3, whose translation is MGCECFSVELLKLKNRFWDVCVKLNSSGASISHQVPPVVNVTVDVPPVIGENEVVLATCVAAGAKPQAEVTWKTGTLGSLLRIVTNSTQHDNGTTTVLSHLLGVPTRAANQQQVQCVVNQSALVTERSYNYNLDIHYPPQSVNITLSEASKTTVLLCVTDGNPHPNYTWSRVVQPWPGSSVKAEGDILHFLSLNSELNGLYVCETSNPYGRATGSIYVHISSETSAACWVLLVVILSLIVAAAALIWYRCKYRQFPWSPIIAKHQFQAPQLS